One window from the genome of Thermococcus siculi encodes:
- a CDS encoding molybdopterin-dependent oxidoreductase encodes MPFSVCMRDCYDTCSMISELKNGRLAVRGNPNHPVTAGFLCPKGALLPKWFHSPERLKAPLIRTGERGSGEFREANWSEAIRLVAGKLRETIEKHGSESVLVYQYAGDRGVVNYAFPLRLFHYLNTAMLDHGICDRAGQEALKDVYGTAIGIDPEELKSQRLIVYWGINAFWTNLHGFMLAKRNDLETWTVDVVRTETAKRSDRFFQIRPDTDVLFALGVAKVIIEENLYDENFVRENVYGFEEFRNYVKTLSLDYVSNETGISVGEIEGFAKGYAEKKGIIHIGYGFQRSLAGGEAVRAIAILPALVGHRFGFIYDMKTIDKSYAEGAFLRTKPAKRIPQMKLAEYIEKGEIKFLYVYNSNPLASLPNQKRLRRALIENDVFVVTHDIFLTDTALYSDIVLPANTFFERLDIADSYYHRYVALNEPVTRLYGKSNSEVTRLLAKALGIENPYLHESDEEVIRKILELNGLSWEELRKKGFIKIPEKPRTWDTPSGKIEFYSQRAVEMGLSPFPEYQGFKGRYPLRLLTPTHRMTITSQYHNTYRMIDPNLYINPADAGERGIADGDTVEAFNEYGKIRTTTKLSEDLPRGVVLLYKAFWPKLLGWNANFLTTDETVQNYGNGSAYHSTWVDVRKV; translated from the coding sequence ATGCCTTTCTCGGTCTGCATGCGCGACTGCTACGACACCTGCTCGATGATAAGTGAACTCAAAAACGGAAGGCTTGCTGTCAGAGGAAACCCGAACCACCCGGTAACGGCCGGCTTTCTCTGCCCAAAGGGCGCCCTTCTGCCGAAGTGGTTTCACTCCCCGGAGAGGCTGAAGGCCCCGCTAATAAGAACCGGCGAGAGGGGAAGCGGGGAGTTCAGGGAGGCCAACTGGAGCGAGGCCATAAGGCTCGTGGCCGGCAAACTGCGGGAAACGATAGAGAAGCACGGAAGCGAGAGCGTTCTGGTCTATCAGTACGCCGGTGACCGCGGTGTTGTTAACTACGCCTTCCCGCTGAGGCTCTTCCACTACCTGAACACGGCGATGCTAGACCACGGAATATGCGACCGGGCCGGCCAGGAGGCGTTGAAAGACGTCTACGGCACGGCAATTGGTATTGATCCTGAAGAACTGAAGAGCCAGAGGCTGATCGTTTACTGGGGCATCAACGCCTTCTGGACGAACCTCCACGGCTTCATGTTGGCTAAGAGGAATGACCTGGAAACCTGGACGGTCGATGTGGTGAGAACCGAGACGGCGAAGCGCTCCGACAGGTTCTTCCAGATTAGGCCGGACACGGATGTTCTCTTTGCCCTGGGGGTTGCGAAGGTTATAATCGAGGAGAACCTCTATGATGAAAACTTCGTCCGAGAGAACGTCTACGGTTTTGAAGAATTCAGGAATTATGTAAAAACGTTATCGCTTGATTATGTAAGCAATGAGACGGGGATAAGCGTTGGTGAGATAGAGGGGTTTGCGAAGGGGTACGCAGAGAAAAAGGGGATTATCCACATCGGCTACGGCTTCCAGCGGTCTTTGGCAGGCGGGGAAGCGGTCAGAGCGATAGCGATTCTCCCAGCACTGGTGGGCCACCGTTTCGGCTTCATCTACGACATGAAGACCATCGATAAGTCCTACGCGGAGGGGGCCTTTCTGAGGACTAAACCCGCCAAAAGAATTCCCCAGATGAAGCTGGCCGAGTACATCGAGAAAGGAGAGATAAAGTTCCTCTACGTCTACAACTCCAACCCGCTCGCCAGCCTGCCGAACCAGAAGAGGCTCAGGAGGGCGTTGATTGAAAACGACGTCTTCGTCGTCACCCACGACATCTTCCTGACCGACACCGCCCTCTATTCCGACATAGTGCTGCCTGCGAACACCTTCTTCGAGCGCCTCGATATAGCGGATTCCTATTACCACCGCTACGTGGCCCTAAACGAACCCGTAACGAGGCTCTACGGCAAGAGCAACAGCGAGGTGACGAGGCTCCTCGCGAAGGCCCTGGGGATAGAGAACCCCTACCTCCACGAGAGCGATGAGGAGGTAATTAGGAAAATCCTCGAACTCAACGGCCTGAGCTGGGAGGAACTGAGGAAGAAGGGCTTCATTAAAATCCCGGAAAAGCCGAGAACGTGGGATACTCCGAGCGGGAAGATAGAGTTCTACTCCCAGAGGGCCGTTGAAATGGGTCTATCCCCCTTCCCAGAGTACCAGGGGTTCAAAGGGAGGTATCCCCTGAGGCTCCTCACCCCAACCCACAGGATGACGATAACGAGCCAGTACCACAACACCTACAGGATGATCGATCCAAACCTCTACATCAACCCCGCCGACGCCGGGGAGAGGGGCATAGCGGACGGTGACACCGTCGAGGCATTCAACGAGTACGGGAAGATTAGAACGACCACGAAACTCAGCGAGGATCTTCCGAGGGGTGTTGTCCTCCTATACAAGGCATTCTGGCCAAAGCTCCTCGGCTGGAACGCGAACTTTCTAACGACCGATGAGACCGTTCAAAACTACGGCAACGGCTCCGCCTATCATTCAACCTGGGTCGATGTGAGGAAAGTTTAA